In Clostridium sp. DL-VIII, the following proteins share a genomic window:
- a CDS encoding aldo/keto reductase, translating to MESIKKASEMKYRKDKKGNKLSILGYGCMRFTKKNGNTDIDKAEKEVMEAINNGVNYFDTAYVYSGSEATLGEILKRNNCRDKIYIATKLPHYLIKSQKSLEKYFNEQLRRLQTDHIDYYLMHMLTDVKTWERLKSLGVIEWLKEKVDSGQIRNVGFSYHGNTDMFIQLLDAYDWDFCQIQYNYLDEHSQAGRRGLEAANKKGLPVIIMEPLRGGKLVNLLPEKAKKIIKENPRKRTPAEWAFRWLWNQPEVTCVLSGMNSLEMVQENIKIAKDVNSAEFTEEDFDLIEHVKSEIKRNIKVGCTGCAYCMPCPKGVDIPETFHAYNIMYSENKKSGRLDYLMCTAIRKNPSSASQCIECGKCEQHCPQHIEIRKELKNARRELETPIYKIAKTAVKLFKVY from the coding sequence ATGGAGTCAATAAAAAAAGCTTCAGAAATGAAGTATAGAAAAGACAAAAAAGGAAACAAGTTATCCATACTAGGTTATGGCTGTATGAGGTTTACTAAAAAAAACGGGAATACTGACATAGATAAGGCAGAAAAAGAAGTTATGGAAGCAATAAATAATGGGGTTAATTATTTTGATACTGCTTATGTTTATTCAGGGAGTGAGGCCACTTTAGGCGAAATTTTAAAAAGAAATAATTGCAGGGATAAAATATATATTGCAACAAAGCTTCCTCATTACTTGATTAAATCACAAAAGAGTTTAGAAAAATATTTTAATGAACAATTAAGAAGGCTTCAAACCGATCATATTGATTATTATCTTATGCATATGCTTACTGACGTGAAGACGTGGGAAAGGTTAAAATCATTAGGCGTTATAGAATGGTTAAAGGAAAAGGTTGACAGTGGGCAAATTCGTAACGTTGGTTTCTCTTATCATGGAAACACAGATATGTTTATTCAGCTTCTAGATGCTTATGATTGGGACTTCTGTCAGATTCAATACAATTATTTAGATGAACATAGTCAAGCGGGAAGAAGAGGTCTTGAAGCAGCTAATAAAAAAGGACTTCCTGTAATCATAATGGAGCCTTTAAGAGGTGGAAAACTAGTCAATTTATTGCCAGAAAAAGCTAAGAAAATAATAAAAGAAAATCCAAGGAAGCGTACCCCGGCAGAATGGGCTTTTCGATGGCTTTGGAATCAGCCTGAGGTTACTTGCGTGCTCTCTGGAATGAACTCCCTTGAAATGGTTCAAGAGAATATAAAGATAGCAAAGGATGTAAATTCGGCTGAATTTACAGAAGAGGATTTTGATCTTATAGAACATGTTAAGAGTGAAATAAAGAGAAACATTAAGGTAGGATGCACAGGTTGTGCTTATTGTATGCCATGCCCTAAGGGAGTAGACATCCCTGAAACTTTTCATGCATACAATATAATGTATTCTGAAAATAAAAAGTCTGGAAGACTTGATTATCTAATGTGTACTGCCATAAGAAAAAATCCAAGTAGTGCTTCACAGTGTATTGAATGTGGTAAATGTGAGCAGCATTGTCCACAGCATATAGAAATTCGAAAAGAACTAAAAAACGCTCGAAGAGAGCTTGAAACACCTATATATAAAATTGCAAAAACTGCGGTGAAATTATTTAAGGTATATTAG
- a CDS encoding PEP/pyruvate-binding domain-containing protein encodes MGNKYTLYFDEIDKKDLPLVGGKGANLGEMTKAGFPVPFGFCVTTESYKEFINYNKLYDFIVDEIKDANLENISTIGIKIREKIEQSEMPRKVEEEIIKAANQIGIDNYYAVRSSATAEDLAFASFAGQQDTYLNIKGKASLINFVRNCWASLFTDRAILYRLQNKIEHEKVHMSVVVQKMVLPDIAGIMFTADPVSGHRKVLWLPSRY; translated from the coding sequence ATGGGAAATAAGTACACATTATATTTTGATGAAATAGATAAGAAGGATTTACCGCTTGTGGGTGGTAAAGGTGCAAATCTAGGAGAGATGACTAAGGCTGGTTTTCCAGTTCCTTTTGGATTTTGTGTAACTACAGAAAGTTATAAGGAATTTATAAATTACAATAAACTTTATGATTTTATTGTAGATGAAATTAAAGATGCAAACCTTGAAAATATTAGTACCATAGGAATTAAAATAAGAGAGAAGATAGAACAATCAGAAATGCCGAGAAAAGTAGAAGAAGAAATTATAAAAGCAGCTAACCAGATTGGAATCGATAACTATTATGCTGTTAGATCGAGCGCTACTGCAGAAGATTTAGCTTTTGCATCTTTCGCAGGTCAACAAGATACTTACCTTAACATTAAAGGAAAAGCTTCACTAATTAATTTTGTAAGAAATTGTTGGGCGTCATTATTTACTGATAGAGCTATACTTTACAGATTACAAAATAAAATTGAGCATGAAAAGGTTCATATGTCCGTTGTAGTTCAAAAAATGGTGCTTCCAGATATAGCTGGTATAATGTTTACAGCAGATCCTGTATCAGGTCATAGAAAAGTATTATGGCTGCCCTCAAGATATTGA
- a CDS encoding PEP-utilizing enzyme: MQSRAITSLFPIPIPMPKDGDMHTYISINHLQVMTDPISPLGIDLFRDMLPFGKNIRREEKYKILASAGGRIYADVSGLMHSKKVKEKLLALLTNADVLMAEALRELLKRKDFEKTFKEKRVNLKPFLIYIAPVAVKVTKNLIFTNPDGTIEFMNNYIKKREDDTLKAILNANQGVERLNVICEKASLYEDAKKVIPYLAPGIIAFGVLEKIEIKLLGTSNYTNIIAKGLEGNITTEMGLLTGDLADMVRKSQNLINEFEDENYKTLTVRINKVKGDDEFKRFFNDFINQYGVRASGEIDIARERWIENPEPLVKSILATIRTSKEGAHREEYKNTIEKAKAAAENMVKEIQTKHGKIKAKIARRLISVLRSSFPIREHHKFMMMRLCMIFKNVLLEEAKSLVEKGNLDEEKDIFYISFKELYKAIENNESLKTLVEQRKEEYDHYQKLNAPRVITSEGEEVKAGYKRENMPEGALVGIPVSSGVIEGIAKVITDPSKAALNKGEILIAPFTDPGWTPLFINAAGLVMEVGGLLTHGTVVAREYGIPAVVGISEATQKIKTGQKIRVDGNNGYVMVIEA, translated from the coding sequence GTGCAAAGTCGTGCTATTACATCATTGTTTCCAATTCCAATTCCTATGCCTAAAGATGGTGATATGCATACCTATATCTCTATAAATCACCTTCAAGTTATGACAGATCCAATTTCTCCTTTAGGGATAGATTTATTTAGAGACATGCTGCCTTTCGGTAAAAATATTAGAAGAGAAGAAAAATATAAGATTTTGGCTTCAGCAGGTGGCAGAATTTATGCAGATGTAAGTGGGCTTATGCATTCTAAGAAAGTAAAGGAGAAGCTATTAGCATTATTAACAAATGCAGATGTCTTGATGGCAGAAGCTTTAAGGGAACTTCTAAAAAGGAAAGATTTCGAGAAAACGTTTAAAGAAAAGAGAGTCAATCTTAAACCCTTTTTGATATATATAGCCCCTGTTGCAGTTAAAGTTACAAAAAATCTTATTTTCACTAATCCTGATGGAACAATAGAGTTTATGAATAACTATATTAAGAAGCGTGAAGATGATACCTTGAAAGCTATTTTAAATGCAAATCAAGGTGTTGAAAGATTAAATGTAATCTGTGAAAAAGCTAGCCTTTATGAAGATGCTAAGAAAGTAATTCCATATTTGGCTCCGGGAATTATTGCCTTTGGGGTACTTGAAAAGATAGAGATTAAGCTCTTAGGAACAAGTAATTATACTAATATAATTGCAAAAGGGTTAGAGGGCAACATTACTACGGAAATGGGACTACTTACTGGAGATTTGGCAGATATGGTGAGAAAATCTCAAAATTTAATTAATGAATTTGAAGATGAAAATTATAAGACATTGACTGTAAGAATAAATAAAGTTAAAGGAGATGATGAGTTCAAGAGATTCTTTAATGATTTTATCAATCAATATGGAGTACGTGCATCAGGAGAAATAGATATAGCCAGGGAGCGTTGGATAGAAAATCCTGAGCCACTTGTAAAATCTATACTTGCGACTATTAGAACTTCTAAGGAAGGAGCTCATAGGGAAGAATACAAAAATACTATAGAAAAAGCAAAAGCTGCAGCAGAAAATATGGTAAAAGAAATACAAACTAAACATGGAAAAATTAAAGCTAAAATTGCAAGAAGACTCATATCAGTTTTAAGAAGTTCTTTTCCGATAAGAGAACATCATAAGTTTATGATGATGAGGCTTTGTATGATTTTTAAGAATGTACTCCTTGAAGAAGCAAAATCACTGGTTGAAAAAGGTAATTTAGATGAAGAAAAGGATATTTTCTATATAAGTTTTAAGGAATTATATAAAGCAATTGAAAATAATGAAAGTCTCAAGACACTAGTAGAACAAAGAAAAGAAGAATATGATCATTACCAAAAACTTAATGCTCCTCGTGTTATTACAAGTGAAGGAGAAGAAGTAAAAGCTGGATACAAGAGAGAGAATATGCCTGAAGGAGCGCTTGTGGGTATTCCTGTTTCATCAGGAGTCATAGAAGGAATTGCAAAGGTAATAACTGATCCTTCCAAAGCTGCTTTAAATAAAGGTGAGATTCTTATAGCACCATTCACTGATCCAGGATGGACGCCACTTTTTATAAATGCAGCTGGATTGGTAATGGAAGTTGGAGGTTTATTAACTCACGGAACTGTAGTAGCCAGAGAGTATGGAATACCTGCAGTTGTAGGAATCTCAGAAGCTACCCAAAAGATTAAAACAGGTCAAAAAATTAGAGTAGACGGAAATAACGGGTATGTGATGGTAATAGAAGCATAG
- a CDS encoding AraC family transcriptional regulator — protein MADFKSFIFNNVNYVDIILYQFGSERCDPLHSFGPTVKNHYLFHYILSGKGKLYSINDRTNKTSIYNIKAGEGFLLTPNIINTYEADKDDPWNYIWIEFEGLKAERYLDEIGISAKNPIYIPKEYNFENSIIDNFRFLLNNPSSPDSAILGHTYLIFYALLENSASNNTNKATNLQEFYVREAINYIEKNYNNNISVEDIAKWCNLDRSYFGKIFKSSMKTTPQEFLIKYRLSKACEMLKDKNISIKDIAELTGYPNQFYFSKAFKNVYNITPSKWRNKNKS, from the coding sequence ATGGCGGACTTTAAAAGTTTTATTTTTAATAATGTTAATTATGTTGATATTATCCTCTATCAATTTGGTTCAGAACGCTGTGATCCTTTGCATTCATTTGGACCAACTGTTAAAAATCACTATCTTTTTCACTATATATTATCTGGAAAAGGTAAACTTTATTCAATTAATGATAGAACAAATAAAACTTCTATATATAATATAAAGGCTGGAGAAGGTTTTTTACTAACTCCAAACATAATAAACACTTATGAAGCAGATAAAGATGATCCATGGAATTATATATGGATAGAATTTGAAGGTTTGAAAGCTGAACGGTACTTGGATGAAATAGGAATATCAGCAAAAAATCCAATATATATACCAAAGGAATACAATTTTGAGAACTCTATTATAGATAATTTTAGATTTTTACTAAATAATCCAAGTTCACCGGATTCAGCTATACTTGGGCATACTTATCTTATTTTTTATGCCCTCTTAGAAAATTCTGCTTCTAACAATACGAATAAAGCTACCAACCTTCAGGAATTCTATGTTAGAGAGGCTATAAATTATATTGAAAAGAACTATAACAATAACATTTCTGTTGAAGATATTGCAAAGTGGTGCAATCTTGATAGAAGTTATTTTGGAAAGATATTCAAAAGTTCTATGAAAACCACACCTCAGGAATTTTTAATAAAATATAGGCTGTCTAAAGCCTGTGAAATGCTTAAAGACAAGAATATATCAATTAAAGATATTGCTGAACTCACAGGATATCCAAATCAATTTTATTTTTCCAAAGCTTTTAAAAATGTTTATAATATAACTCCTAGTAAATGGCGGAATAAAAATAAATCATAA
- a CDS encoding sugar ABC transporter substrate-binding protein, which translates to MKKKIVSLILASVMAVTGLIGCGSTKTASTSGQDTTSSSGKDVHITYALWDSNQAKGIRTMADEFEAKNPGIKIDLQVVGWDNYWTMLEAAATGGSLPDTFWMHSNEIYRYESNGMLMDLTDRINKSSEVKLSNYPEGLDKIYNLNNKQYAIPKDYDTIGLWYNKTMFDKAGISYPDETWNWDKLYEAAKKLTTGDGKQYGFLAPLHNQEGYYNFVYQNGGTIITDDKVSGYDNPKTIEAMKFYVKFVQDGLSPKIFGDAERAEAMQNGLCAMGLFGSWNLSGFTSNDYMSKNFNVAVLPSANDGKRASIFNGLGNAISATTKHPEEAWKWVEYLSSKEGQTRQAELGIAISAYNGTADAWVNSNKTFNIKCFIDMVKYAQIRPYSNNTAKWEDKAYELLKGSFTGEKTVEDACKDTAQMMNDALKEEK; encoded by the coding sequence ATGAAAAAGAAAATTGTTTCTTTAATATTAGCTAGCGTAATGGCTGTTACCGGATTAATTGGATGTGGCAGCACAAAGACTGCTTCGACAAGTGGACAAGATACAACTAGTAGCAGTGGCAAAGATGTGCATATTACTTATGCGCTTTGGGACTCAAATCAAGCAAAAGGTATCAGAACAATGGCTGATGAGTTTGAAGCAAAAAATCCTGGAATAAAAATAGATTTACAAGTTGTAGGCTGGGATAATTATTGGACAATGCTAGAAGCAGCTGCAACAGGAGGTTCACTTCCAGATACTTTCTGGATGCATTCAAATGAAATTTATAGGTATGAATCAAATGGTATGCTTATGGATTTGACAGATAGAATTAATAAGAGTAGCGAAGTTAAATTGTCAAATTATCCAGAGGGATTAGATAAAATATACAATCTAAATAATAAGCAATATGCAATTCCAAAAGATTACGATACAATAGGCCTTTGGTATAACAAAACCATGTTTGATAAAGCTGGAATATCATATCCAGATGAAACATGGAACTGGGACAAATTATATGAAGCAGCTAAAAAGTTAACAACTGGTGATGGTAAACAATATGGTTTCTTGGCTCCATTACACAATCAAGAAGGATACTATAATTTTGTTTATCAAAATGGAGGAACTATTATAACTGATGATAAGGTATCAGGTTATGATAATCCTAAGACAATAGAAGCAATGAAGTTTTATGTGAAATTTGTTCAAGATGGATTATCACCAAAGATATTTGGTGATGCTGAACGTGCAGAAGCAATGCAAAATGGACTATGTGCAATGGGACTCTTCGGTTCTTGGAATTTAAGCGGCTTTACTTCAAATGATTACATGTCTAAAAATTTTAATGTTGCAGTATTACCTTCAGCAAATGATGGAAAGAGAGCCAGCATTTTTAATGGGCTTGGAAATGCAATTTCAGCAACTACAAAACATCCAGAAGAAGCTTGGAAATGGGTTGAATATTTAAGCTCAAAAGAAGGACAAACAAGACAGGCAGAACTTGGAATAGCGATTTCTGCATATAATGGAACAGCTGATGCTTGGGTAAATTCTAATAAGACATTTAACATAAAATGCTTTATTGATATGGTTAAGTATGCCCAAATAAGACCATATTCTAACAATACTGCAAAATGGGAAGATAAGGCTTATGAATTACTAAAAGGTTCCTTTACAGGTGAAAAAACAGTTGAGGATGCCTGCAAAGATACAGCACAAATGATGAATGATGCACTAAAGGAAGAAAAGTAA
- a CDS encoding sugar ABC transporter permease: protein MAKDTIIIKKKPSKQTINEWKWAYFLVAPTIIGLMILNIIPIFQTLYLSFFKSGDFGKGNIFVGLNNYKKMLGDAQVWHAVINTLKYTVIVVPVTVIIAMILAVLLNSKIKGKGTYRTIYFIPMVAAPAAITMIWKWLYNNQYGLINYVLSKALINPVNWIDDPNIALYSIIIIGIWSTIGYSMVLLIAGLQEIPRDYYEASSIDGAKPVRQFFNITLPLVSPTLFFVVVTSIIQGMQVFDVIYMMIDVTSPAYDSTVSLVYLFYNSSFKYADKGYGSAIVMLLLVIIMIITVFQMKAQKKWVNYM from the coding sequence ATGGCAAAGGATACAATAATAATTAAAAAAAAGCCATCCAAGCAGACAATTAATGAATGGAAATGGGCCTACTTTTTAGTTGCCCCAACTATTATTGGACTTATGATATTAAACATTATACCAATATTTCAAACGTTGTATTTAAGTTTCTTTAAAAGCGGTGATTTTGGAAAAGGAAATATATTTGTAGGTTTAAACAATTACAAAAAGATGCTAGGAGATGCACAAGTATGGCATGCGGTAATTAATACATTAAAATACACAGTAATAGTTGTTCCTGTAACAGTGATAATAGCAATGATTTTAGCAGTATTGTTAAATTCTAAAATAAAGGGAAAAGGTACTTATAGGACCATCTATTTTATTCCAATGGTTGCGGCTCCAGCTGCAATAACAATGATATGGAAATGGTTATATAACAATCAATATGGACTTATTAATTATGTGTTATCGAAAGCTTTAATAAATCCTGTAAATTGGATTGATGACCCTAATATAGCTCTATATTCAATAATAATTATAGGCATATGGAGCACAATTGGATACAGTATGGTACTTTTAATCGCAGGGCTTCAAGAAATACCAAGAGATTATTATGAAGCATCTAGTATAGATGGTGCTAAGCCAGTTAGACAATTTTTTAATATTACATTGCCATTAGTATCACCAACGCTATTTTTTGTTGTAGTAACAAGTATAATTCAGGGAATGCAGGTCTTTGATGTAATTTATATGATGATTGATGTAACTAGTCCAGCATATGATAGTACGGTATCTTTAGTATATCTGTTTTATAACAGTTCCTTTAAATATGCAGATAAGGGTTATGGTTCAGCAATTGTAATGCTGCTTTTAGTCATAATAATGATTATTACAGTATTTCAAATGAAAGCTCAAAAGAAATGGGTAAATTATATGTAG
- a CDS encoding carbohydrate ABC transporter permease encodes MSSINKNKKSTKICVHLVLILGVVIMIMPFAWMILTSFKSVSESTSMNPFIMFPAEWKIENYLEVIRQNDFIMLYFNTFAMIILRVICSVAFSAMAAYAFARLKFPGRNFLFGIVLFQMMVPVQLFIIPQYLMVDKLGMRNTVFALLFPGLVSAFGTFLLRQFFMGLPKELEESARLDGCNIGQTFLKVMLPLTKSGLVALGIFTALFAFKDLMWPLIVNSNADSATLSSALAKIQSAYSVNYPQLMAASVLAIWPMLAIYIIFQKQFIEGIATSGGKL; translated from the coding sequence ATGTCTAGTATAAATAAGAATAAAAAAAGCACAAAAATATGTGTACATTTAGTTTTAATTCTAGGAGTAGTTATTATGATAATGCCCTTTGCATGGATGATACTTACATCATTTAAAAGTGTATCAGAATCTACTTCCATGAATCCTTTTATAATGTTCCCAGCAGAATGGAAAATTGAAAATTATCTTGAGGTAATAAGGCAAAATGATTTTATTATGCTATATTTCAATACTTTTGCAATGATAATCTTAAGGGTAATTTGTTCTGTAGCCTTCAGTGCTATGGCAGCCTATGCCTTTGCAAGATTAAAGTTTCCAGGAAGAAATTTTTTGTTTGGAATAGTCCTATTTCAAATGATGGTACCGGTTCAACTTTTTATAATTCCACAATATTTAATGGTAGATAAATTAGGCATGAGAAATACAGTATTTGCTTTGCTTTTTCCAGGACTTGTTAGTGCATTTGGTACATTTTTGTTAAGACAGTTCTTTATGGGCCTTCCCAAAGAATTAGAAGAATCAGCCAGGCTTGATGGATGCAATATAGGACAAACTTTCTTAAAAGTAATGCTGCCTCTTACAAAGTCAGGATTAGTTGCACTTGGAATATTTACAGCATTATTTGCTTTTAAAGATTTAATGTGGCCTTTAATTGTAAATTCAAACGCAGATTCAGCAACTTTATCTTCAGCTCTTGCTAAAATTCAAAGTGCATATTCAGTTAACTATCCACAATTAATGGCAGCTTCTGTACTTGCTATTTGGCCTATGCTTGCCATATATATTATATTCCAAAAGCAATTTATTGAAGGTATTGCAACTTCAGGTGGCAAGCTTTAA
- a CDS encoding alpha-galactosidase, producing the protein MAIKFNEKSKEFHLYNKEISYIIKILQNNQLGNLYYGQRIHHKESFSYLLEGGARPLAAYVFEGDTSFSLQHTKQEYPSYGTTDFRYPAFEIKQKNGSRITNFEFETYNIFKGKKKLEKLPATYVENEKEAQTLEIILYDKLIKTRLMLSYTIYEDFPIITRNTKFINEGEEGITLTKAMSCSLDLPDYDYEMVHLCGAWSRERHVKSKRLEQGIQSIYSLRGASSAEHNPFIALKRSSATEFEGEVYGFSLVYSGNFLGEVLVDTHNTSRIMLGIHPNMFEWVLQKNESFQTPEVVMAYSHNGMNGISQAYHKLYRTRLARGYWRDRVRPILINNWEATMFDFNEEVILKLAKTAKELGIELFVLDDGWFGNRNNDKAGLGDWYVNTNKLPSGIVGLSKKIEEMEMKFGLWFEPEMVNKDSDLYRAHSDWIIHTPNRSTSHCRNQYTLDFSREEVIDYIYEAMSKVFREASISYVKWDMNRYITECYSIAKSAENQGKVMHEYILGVYSLYERLTSEFPHILFESCSSGGARFDPGMLYYAPQCWTSDNTDAVERMKIQYGTSYVYPISSMGAHVSEVPNQQVFRTTPLKTRANVAYFGAFGYELDLNTLSKEEKEIIREQVKFMKEKRELIQKGTFYRLVSPFEGNVNSWMVVSEDRCEALVGYYKVLNCANDGFKRIKLQGLNTNKKYYINDNKKEIFFGDELMFVGIPVKKEELCQDGGDFTSTIYYIKEINE; encoded by the coding sequence ATGGCAATAAAATTTAATGAAAAGTCTAAAGAATTTCATCTATATAATAAAGAAATAAGCTATATAATAAAAATACTTCAAAATAATCAACTAGGCAATTTATACTATGGACAAAGGATACATCATAAGGAATCATTTTCTTATCTTTTAGAAGGTGGGGCTCGTCCTTTAGCCGCGTATGTATTCGAAGGTGATACAAGTTTTTCCTTGCAGCATACTAAGCAGGAGTATCCTTCCTATGGTACAACGGATTTTAGATATCCAGCCTTTGAAATAAAACAAAAAAATGGAAGTAGAATAACTAATTTTGAATTTGAAACTTATAACATTTTTAAAGGTAAAAAGAAGTTAGAAAAACTTCCAGCAACGTATGTAGAAAACGAAAAAGAAGCTCAGACTTTAGAAATAATACTTTATGATAAATTAATTAAAACAAGATTAATGCTTAGTTACACCATTTATGAAGACTTTCCCATAATAACCAGAAATACAAAGTTTATTAATGAAGGGGAAGAAGGAATTACTTTAACAAAAGCAATGAGCTGTAGTTTGGATTTACCTGATTATGATTATGAAATGGTGCATTTATGCGGAGCCTGGAGTAGAGAAAGGCATGTGAAAAGCAAAAGACTAGAGCAGGGAATTCAATCAATTTACAGCTTAAGGGGGGCAAGCAGTGCAGAGCATAATCCTTTTATAGCATTGAAGAGATCTAGTGCGACTGAATTTGAGGGTGAGGTTTATGGTTTTAGTTTAGTTTATAGTGGGAATTTCTTAGGTGAAGTTCTTGTTGACACTCATAATACCTCCAGAATAATGTTGGGAATACATCCAAACATGTTCGAATGGGTACTACAGAAAAATGAAAGCTTTCAAACTCCTGAAGTAGTTATGGCTTATTCACATAACGGAATGAATGGAATAAGTCAGGCTTATCATAAATTATATAGGACCAGACTTGCTAGAGGATATTGGAGAGACAGAGTGCGTCCAATATTAATAAACAATTGGGAAGCCACAATGTTTGACTTTAATGAAGAGGTAATACTTAAGCTTGCAAAGACTGCAAAGGAGCTTGGAATAGAATTATTTGTATTAGATGATGGCTGGTTTGGAAATAGAAATAATGATAAAGCAGGTCTTGGAGATTGGTATGTAAATACTAATAAACTCCCAAGTGGGATTGTTGGACTTTCTAAAAAAATAGAAGAAATGGAAATGAAATTTGGGCTTTGGTTTGAACCTGAAATGGTTAATAAAGATAGTGACTTATACAGGGCTCATTCAGATTGGATTATTCATACTCCAAATAGAAGTACATCCCATTGTAGAAATCAATATACTTTGGATTTTTCAAGGGAAGAAGTAATTGACTATATATATGAAGCCATGTCAAAAGTATTTCGCGAAGCTTCTATATCATATGTAAAATGGGATATGAATAGGTATATTACAGAATGTTATAGTATAGCAAAAAGTGCAGAAAACCAAGGAAAAGTTATGCATGAGTATATTTTGGGAGTGTATTCCTTATATGAAAGATTAACCTCTGAATTTCCGCATATTCTATTTGAATCCTGCTCAAGCGGTGGTGCAAGATTTGATCCAGGAATGTTGTACTATGCACCTCAATGCTGGACAAGTGATAATACAGATGCAGTAGAAAGAATGAAAATACAGTATGGAACCTCATATGTTTACCCAATAAGCAGTATGGGAGCACATGTATCTGAAGTGCCAAATCAACAAGTATTTAGAACAACTCCGTTAAAGACAAGGGCTAATGTAGCTTATTTTGGGGCATTTGGATATGAGTTGGATTTAAATACCTTATCAAAAGAAGAAAAAGAAATTATAAGAGAACAAGTTAAATTTATGAAGGAAAAAAGAGAATTAATTCAAAAAGGAACTTTTTATAGATTAGTAAGTCCATTTGAAGGTAATGTAAATTCATGGATGGTTGTATCAGAAGATAGATGTGAAGCCTTAGTTGGATATTACAAGGTATTAAATTGTGCCAATGATGGTTTTAAGAGAATTAAACTTCAAGGTCTTAATACAAATAAAAAGTACTATATAAATGACAATAAAAAGGAAATATTTTTTGGGGATGAGCTCATGTTTGTAGGTATACCTGTGAAAAAAGAAGAGCTTTGCCAAGATGGGGGAGACTTTACTTCAACAATATATTATATAAAAGAGATAAATGAATAA